Proteins from a genomic interval of Nasonia vitripennis strain AsymCx chromosome 3, Nvit_psr_1.1, whole genome shotgun sequence:
- the LOC100117911 gene encoding apoptosis inhibitor 5 produces MSTDSIEKLYKNFGVLADAKDKLSEHEAEYLEILKAVKGTPKEKRLASQFIARFFKHFPKLADKAIDAHLDLCEDEDMSIRKQAIKDLPTLCKDSKEHTARIADILAQLLLAPDSSELDVVHNSIMTLIKNDPKGAINGFFVQILNGEDGIRERCIKFLGSKLKTLGRDIITKEPEDVLIAECKKVLQDVTAEEFHSIMEILAWTRLGSTVNGQQELVDIAVEQAELSVPFKHTNLEQCSRLIQCIKHALPYFSSQVNSSKFVSYICMQVLPHLSLITSPDGRDVQLELLKLLAELAEYCGKIEKPEEKVQQLYNALITFMPLPPDTEITEVPKLQFSHVECLIFAFHKLCKQTPEFLIKDPEQLKEFRLRLQYFARGIQGYIKKLREVINGKSEEELKTEENQLKVIALKTTNNINTLIKDLFHSPPSFKSVIHLSWKTIITKEKKDEKVTTGIKRHTPITFGNGNSNSAAPPAKKQKEDVPRNNKQLYTPPSGKYSSNISSNYGNRGRFHNNRYNKTSGRGGFRPRGRGGNWRKNTY; encoded by the exons ATGAGTACGGACAGCATCGAGAAGTTGTATAAAAATTTCGGCGTGCTCGCCGACGCCAAAGACAAGCTATCGGAG CATGAAGCAGAGTACTTAGAAATTTTGAAGGCAGTCAAAGGCACTCCAAAAGAAAAGAGACTGGCCTCCCAATTCATTGCTAGATTTTTCAAGCATTTTCCCAAATTGGCAGATAAAGCTATTGATGCACATTTAGATTTATGCGAGGATGAAGATATGTCT ATTCGCAAACAAGCCATTAAGGATTTACCAACTTTATGTAAAGACAGCAAAGAACATACCGCCAGAATTGCAGACATATTAGCGCAATTATTACTTGCTCCAGATTCTTCAGAATTAGATGTTGTTCACAACAGTATTATGACTTTGATAAAGAATGATCCAAAAGGAGCCATAAATGGATTCTTTGTTCAAATTCTCAATGGTGAGGATGGTATTAGAGAACGCTGTATAAAGTTTTTGGGCTCCAAACTCAAAACATTAGGTCGTGACATAATAACCAAAGAGCCAGAAGATGTTCTCATAGCAGAATGCAAAAAAGTTCTTCAAGATGTTACTGCTGAGGAGTTTCACAGTATAATGGAAATTCTCGCATGGACTAGGCTTGGATCTACTGTTAATGGACAGCAAGAATTGGTAGACATAGCTGTTGAGCAGGCAGAACTTTCTGTGCCCTTCAAACATACTAATTTGGAACAATGCAGTAGGCTCATTCAATGTATCAAACATGCTCTTCCATACTTTAGT TCTCAAGTCAATTCATCCAAATTTGTTTCGTATATTTGTATGCAAGTTTTGCCTCATTTATCTTTGATAACGTCACCTGATGGAAGAGATGTGCAACTAGAACTTCTTAAGCTACTTGCTGAATTAGCTGAatattgcggtaaaattgagAAACCAGAAGAAAAAGTACAACAGCTTTATAATGCTTTGATT ACGTTTATGCCACTTCCTCCTGACACAGAGATCACTGAGGTTCCAAAACTCCAGTTTAGTCATGTTGAGTGTTTGATATTTGCTTTCCATAAATTGTGTAAACAAACGCCGGAATTTCTTATCAAAGATCCAGAACAATTGAAGGAATTTAGATTGAGGCTACAATATTTTGCTCGTGGAATTCAAGGGTATATCAAGAAATTGAGGGAAGTTATTAATGGAAAGAGTGAGGAAGAATTGAAAACGGAGGAAAATCAATTGAAAGTCATAGCATTAAAAACAACCAATAATATCAACACACTTATTAAGGATCTATTTCATTCACCACCAAGCTTCAAAAGTGTCATTCACCTTTCGTGGAAAACAATCATTACTAAAGAGAAAAag GACGAAAAAGTTACCACCGGAATTAAAAGGCACACGCCCATAACATTTGGAAATGGAAATAGTAACAGTGCAGCCCCTCCAGCTAAAAAACAGAAGGAAGACGTACCAAGAAACAATAAGCAATTGTACACTCCTCCAAGTGGAAAATATAGTTCAAACATTTCGTCAAATTATG gaAATCGTGGCCGATTCCATAATAACCGATACAACAAAACTAGTGGACGAGGAGGATTCAGACCACGTGGGCGTGGTGGTAACTGGAGGAAGAATACGTACtaa
- the LOC100117948 gene encoding zinc finger protein ztf-16 isoform X2 encodes MYPYSSCYRSVIRGRAAIARGRCRGDGKAAQAYVTLASDGFAENWDKVQCTLALRSLTHQVFLCRNLPRIGLNEGLRIVPSITIMSDGVDGGGGENEVDSHSSAHAETGESTNHREDESQDPDSEAALNTNYDSSDGAVPAFRCDRCDNYETINKTALCAHQDQCLVGVEAAESAESIEGPENDADAEEGHSGHRSHRKMFECDVCNMKFSNGANMRRHKMRHTGVKPYECRVCQKRFFRKDHLAEHFTTHSKTLPYHCPICNRGFQRQIAMRAHFQNEHVGQHDMVKSCPLCHYRASTMKCLRLHFFNRHGIDLDNPGPNSSTSLMSSCSPGEAMSSAPLSDSGDSTGNRSADNATPPMHFLTPHVEISIPYPEQNSAMRNPSPAPLNGDSPNSPQSADSNSNAPTSSHHQLPVNTISSHSISEGEQIITPSISLIPIKQEPNSNGLLDENGATSSNLPLPSLIKVSPLKSLLRDDLRRKLSSSNSNLNNNNNSNHNNNNNNANGSSNNNVNSNKINNAGNSTNINHVNNNPHARGEPPTSTRPDQRSTGLQCSHCRITFPDQTLYFLHKGCHSESNPWKCNICGEQCCNLYQFNSHLLSKSHQ; translated from the exons ATGTATCCTTATTCCTCGTGTTATCGAAGCGTGATTCGCGGTAGAGCAGCAATCGCGCGCGGCCGCTGCCGCGGCGATGGAAAAGCCGCGCAAGCCTACGTCACACTCGCAAGTGACGGATTCGCTGAAAACTGGGACAAAGTGCAGTGCACTCTGGCATTGCGCTCTCTTACCCACCAGGTGTTTCTATGCCGTAATCTTCCCAGGATTGG GTTAAATGAGGGACTTAGGATAGTCCCATCTATTACTATCATGTCAGATGGAGTTGATGGAGGTGGTGGGGAAAATGAGGTAGACTCGCACTCCTCTGCACATGCCGAGACTGGGGAGTCTACTAATCACAGAGAAGATGAATCACAAGATCCTGACAGTGAAGCTGCCTTAAATACAAATTATGATAGTAGTGATGGAGCTGTACCTGCATTTAG ATGTGATAGGTGCGACAATTATGAAACCATAAATAAAACAGCCTTATGCGCACATCAAGACCAATGTTTGGTGGGTGTGGAAGCTGCAGAAAGCGCGGAAAGCATAGAAGGACCAGAAAATGATGCTGATGCGGAAGAGGGACATTCAGGTCATAGATCTCATCGTAAGATGTTTGAATGTGATGTTTGCAATATGAAATTCTCAAATGGAGCTAATATGCGGAGGCATAAG ATGAGGCACACGGGAGTTAAACCATATGAGTGCCGCGTTTGTCAGAAGAGGTTTTTCCGAAAAGATCATCTTGCAGAACATTTCACAACTCACTCGAAAACCTTACCATATCATTGCCCCATTTGTAATAGAGGATTTCAGCGCCAAATAGCTATGAGGGCACATTTTCAGAATGAACATGTCGGTCAGCATGATATGGTCAAGTCCTGTCCTTTATGTCATTATAGAGCTTCCACCATGAAATGTCTTAGACTTCACTTTTTTAATAG ACACGGCATAGATCTCGATAATCCGGGTCCCAATAGTTCGACCTCGCTTATGAGTAGCTGTTCACCCGGTGAAGCCATGTCCTCGGCACCGCTCTCAGATAGTGGCGATAGTACTGGAAATAGATCCGCCGATAATGCAACGCCGCCGATGCATTTTCTCACACCGCACGTTGAAATATCCATTCCATATCCTGAGCAAAATAGCGCGATGCGCAATCCGAGTCCAGCACCGCTGAATGGCGACAGTCCTAATAGTCCGCAAAGCGCTGACAGCAACAGTAATGCTCCGACCAGCAGCCATCATCAACTACCAGTAAACACTATTAGTTCTCACAG CATTAGCGAGGGGGAGCAGATCATCACTCCTTCCATCTCTCTGATTCCGATAAAACAGGAGCCAAATAGCAACGGATTGTTGGATGAGAATGGTGCAACCTCCAGCAATCTACCTTTACCATCGCTAATCAAGGTATCGCCGTTAAAGTCTTTGTTGCGCGACGACTTGCGTCGCAAACTTTCTAGCAGTAATAGCAACctcaacaacaataataacagcaaccacaacaacaacaataataatgccAATGGTAGTAGCAACAATAACGTCAACAGCAATAAAATCAACAACGCTGGTAATAGTACTAACATTAATCACGTAAACAATAATCCGCATGCGCGCGGTGAACCTCCAACGTCCACGAGACCGGACCAACGTAGTACCGGTCTCCAGTGCAGTCACTGTAGAATTACTTTTCCTGATCAAACTCTCTACTTTTTGCACAAGGGTTGCCATAGCGAGAGTAACCCTTGGAAATGCAACATATGTGGCGAGCAGTGCTGCAATCTATACCAATTCAATTCGCATTTACTTAGTAAAAGTCATCAATAA
- the LOC100117948 gene encoding zinc finger protein ztf-16 isoform X1, with protein MLCFCTYIHIQLARGPLCIYLCVRARAPLLKAKKDTLQATTCSLFSLSRLEERKLFSNNKVARFSIFLYTRLNEGLRIVPSITIMSDGVDGGGGENEVDSHSSAHAETGESTNHREDESQDPDSEAALNTNYDSSDGAVPAFRCDRCDNYETINKTALCAHQDQCLVGVEAAESAESIEGPENDADAEEGHSGHRSHRKMFECDVCNMKFSNGANMRRHKMRHTGVKPYECRVCQKRFFRKDHLAEHFTTHSKTLPYHCPICNRGFQRQIAMRAHFQNEHVGQHDMVKSCPLCHYRASTMKCLRLHFFNRHGIDLDNPGPNSSTSLMSSCSPGEAMSSAPLSDSGDSTGNRSADNATPPMHFLTPHVEISIPYPEQNSAMRNPSPAPLNGDSPNSPQSADSNSNAPTSSHHQLPVNTISSHSISEGEQIITPSISLIPIKQEPNSNGLLDENGATSSNLPLPSLIKVSPLKSLLRDDLRRKLSSSNSNLNNNNNSNHNNNNNNANGSSNNNVNSNKINNAGNSTNINHVNNNPHARGEPPTSTRPDQRSTGLQCSHCRITFPDQTLYFLHKGCHSESNPWKCNICGEQCCNLYQFNSHLLSKSHQ; from the exons ATGCTTTGCTTTTGcacgtacatacatatacaactcgcgcgcggccccttgtgtatatacctatgtgtgcgcgctcgcgcgccacTGCTAAAAGCTAAAAAGGACACCTTACAAGCAACTACTtgctcgcttttttctctctcccgtctCGAGGAGAGAAAATTGTTTTCAAACAACAAAGTTGCCCGTTTCTCGATATTTCTCTACACCAG GTTAAATGAGGGACTTAGGATAGTCCCATCTATTACTATCATGTCAGATGGAGTTGATGGAGGTGGTGGGGAAAATGAGGTAGACTCGCACTCCTCTGCACATGCCGAGACTGGGGAGTCTACTAATCACAGAGAAGATGAATCACAAGATCCTGACAGTGAAGCTGCCTTAAATACAAATTATGATAGTAGTGATGGAGCTGTACCTGCATTTAG ATGTGATAGGTGCGACAATTATGAAACCATAAATAAAACAGCCTTATGCGCACATCAAGACCAATGTTTGGTGGGTGTGGAAGCTGCAGAAAGCGCGGAAAGCATAGAAGGACCAGAAAATGATGCTGATGCGGAAGAGGGACATTCAGGTCATAGATCTCATCGTAAGATGTTTGAATGTGATGTTTGCAATATGAAATTCTCAAATGGAGCTAATATGCGGAGGCATAAG ATGAGGCACACGGGAGTTAAACCATATGAGTGCCGCGTTTGTCAGAAGAGGTTTTTCCGAAAAGATCATCTTGCAGAACATTTCACAACTCACTCGAAAACCTTACCATATCATTGCCCCATTTGTAATAGAGGATTTCAGCGCCAAATAGCTATGAGGGCACATTTTCAGAATGAACATGTCGGTCAGCATGATATGGTCAAGTCCTGTCCTTTATGTCATTATAGAGCTTCCACCATGAAATGTCTTAGACTTCACTTTTTTAATAG ACACGGCATAGATCTCGATAATCCGGGTCCCAATAGTTCGACCTCGCTTATGAGTAGCTGTTCACCCGGTGAAGCCATGTCCTCGGCACCGCTCTCAGATAGTGGCGATAGTACTGGAAATAGATCCGCCGATAATGCAACGCCGCCGATGCATTTTCTCACACCGCACGTTGAAATATCCATTCCATATCCTGAGCAAAATAGCGCGATGCGCAATCCGAGTCCAGCACCGCTGAATGGCGACAGTCCTAATAGTCCGCAAAGCGCTGACAGCAACAGTAATGCTCCGACCAGCAGCCATCATCAACTACCAGTAAACACTATTAGTTCTCACAG CATTAGCGAGGGGGAGCAGATCATCACTCCTTCCATCTCTCTGATTCCGATAAAACAGGAGCCAAATAGCAACGGATTGTTGGATGAGAATGGTGCAACCTCCAGCAATCTACCTTTACCATCGCTAATCAAGGTATCGCCGTTAAAGTCTTTGTTGCGCGACGACTTGCGTCGCAAACTTTCTAGCAGTAATAGCAACctcaacaacaataataacagcaaccacaacaacaacaataataatgccAATGGTAGTAGCAACAATAACGTCAACAGCAATAAAATCAACAACGCTGGTAATAGTACTAACATTAATCACGTAAACAATAATCCGCATGCGCGCGGTGAACCTCCAACGTCCACGAGACCGGACCAACGTAGTACCGGTCTCCAGTGCAGTCACTGTAGAATTACTTTTCCTGATCAAACTCTCTACTTTTTGCACAAGGGTTGCCATAGCGAGAGTAACCCTTGGAAATGCAACATATGTGGCGAGCAGTGCTGCAATCTATACCAATTCAATTCGCATTTACTTAGTAAAAGTCATCAATAA
- the LOC100117948 gene encoding zinc finger protein ztf-16 isoform X3 produces the protein MSDGVDGGGGENEVDSHSSAHAETGESTNHREDESQDPDSEAALNTNYDSSDGAVPAFRCDRCDNYETINKTALCAHQDQCLVGVEAAESAESIEGPENDADAEEGHSGHRSHRKMFECDVCNMKFSNGANMRRHKMRHTGVKPYECRVCQKRFFRKDHLAEHFTTHSKTLPYHCPICNRGFQRQIAMRAHFQNEHVGQHDMVKSCPLCHYRASTMKCLRLHFFNRHGIDLDNPGPNSSTSLMSSCSPGEAMSSAPLSDSGDSTGNRSADNATPPMHFLTPHVEISIPYPEQNSAMRNPSPAPLNGDSPNSPQSADSNSNAPTSSHHQLPVNTISSHSISEGEQIITPSISLIPIKQEPNSNGLLDENGATSSNLPLPSLIKVSPLKSLLRDDLRRKLSSSNSNLNNNNNSNHNNNNNNANGSSNNNVNSNKINNAGNSTNINHVNNNPHARGEPPTSTRPDQRSTGLQCSHCRITFPDQTLYFLHKGCHSESNPWKCNICGEQCCNLYQFNSHLLSKSHQ, from the exons ATGTCAGATGGAGTTGATGGAGGTGGTGGGGAAAATGAGGTAGACTCGCACTCCTCTGCACATGCCGAGACTGGGGAGTCTACTAATCACAGAGAAGATGAATCACAAGATCCTGACAGTGAAGCTGCCTTAAATACAAATTATGATAGTAGTGATGGAGCTGTACCTGCATTTAG ATGTGATAGGTGCGACAATTATGAAACCATAAATAAAACAGCCTTATGCGCACATCAAGACCAATGTTTGGTGGGTGTGGAAGCTGCAGAAAGCGCGGAAAGCATAGAAGGACCAGAAAATGATGCTGATGCGGAAGAGGGACATTCAGGTCATAGATCTCATCGTAAGATGTTTGAATGTGATGTTTGCAATATGAAATTCTCAAATGGAGCTAATATGCGGAGGCATAAG ATGAGGCACACGGGAGTTAAACCATATGAGTGCCGCGTTTGTCAGAAGAGGTTTTTCCGAAAAGATCATCTTGCAGAACATTTCACAACTCACTCGAAAACCTTACCATATCATTGCCCCATTTGTAATAGAGGATTTCAGCGCCAAATAGCTATGAGGGCACATTTTCAGAATGAACATGTCGGTCAGCATGATATGGTCAAGTCCTGTCCTTTATGTCATTATAGAGCTTCCACCATGAAATGTCTTAGACTTCACTTTTTTAATAG ACACGGCATAGATCTCGATAATCCGGGTCCCAATAGTTCGACCTCGCTTATGAGTAGCTGTTCACCCGGTGAAGCCATGTCCTCGGCACCGCTCTCAGATAGTGGCGATAGTACTGGAAATAGATCCGCCGATAATGCAACGCCGCCGATGCATTTTCTCACACCGCACGTTGAAATATCCATTCCATATCCTGAGCAAAATAGCGCGATGCGCAATCCGAGTCCAGCACCGCTGAATGGCGACAGTCCTAATAGTCCGCAAAGCGCTGACAGCAACAGTAATGCTCCGACCAGCAGCCATCATCAACTACCAGTAAACACTATTAGTTCTCACAG CATTAGCGAGGGGGAGCAGATCATCACTCCTTCCATCTCTCTGATTCCGATAAAACAGGAGCCAAATAGCAACGGATTGTTGGATGAGAATGGTGCAACCTCCAGCAATCTACCTTTACCATCGCTAATCAAGGTATCGCCGTTAAAGTCTTTGTTGCGCGACGACTTGCGTCGCAAACTTTCTAGCAGTAATAGCAACctcaacaacaataataacagcaaccacaacaacaacaataataatgccAATGGTAGTAGCAACAATAACGTCAACAGCAATAAAATCAACAACGCTGGTAATAGTACTAACATTAATCACGTAAACAATAATCCGCATGCGCGCGGTGAACCTCCAACGTCCACGAGACCGGACCAACGTAGTACCGGTCTCCAGTGCAGTCACTGTAGAATTACTTTTCCTGATCAAACTCTCTACTTTTTGCACAAGGGTTGCCATAGCGAGAGTAACCCTTGGAAATGCAACATATGTGGCGAGCAGTGCTGCAATCTATACCAATTCAATTCGCATTTACTTAGTAAAAGTCATCAATAA